A portion of the Cryptomeria japonica chromosome 5, Sugi_1.0, whole genome shotgun sequence genome contains these proteins:
- the LOC131036481 gene encoding uncharacterized protein LOC131036481, with product MSASPSSNFSSEAANSLHEDQEQSQLQLEQVISIEEEEEEKEKKYNKWLGWGSLVIINVFCVFVIVVFREKDLRVIIKGNRIFLSILTVLIFIAGFDFVVFVILSSYRWPKYRDILALTSKPLLYSGVGSCILYYLLFYPFYDSQMN from the exons ATGAGCGCTTCTCCTTCCTCAAATTTTTCATCTGAAGCTGCAAACAGTCTTCATGAGGATCag GAACAATCTCAATTACAGCTGGAACAAGTAATATcaatagaggaagaagaagaagaaaaagaaaaaaagtacaACAAATGGCTCGGATGGGGTTCCCTTGTCATCATAAATGTTTTCTGCGTTTTTGTTATTGTGGTCTTTCGGGAGAAAGACTTAAGAGTTATCATTAAGGGCAATagaatttttctttctattttaacGGTGCTAATTTTTATCGCAGGTTTTGATTTTGTAGTATTCGTTATACTCTCCAGCTATAGGTGGCCCAAATATAGAGATATCCTTGCCTTGACAAGCAAGCCACTTTTGTATAGTGGAGTAGGATCCTGCATATTGTATTACCTTTTATTTTACCCGTTTTATGACAGTCAGATGAATTGA